The DNA region gcgctccgatAACgcacgctatcaaaacgctttatttgtggcggaggctttaaacCTTGACGATGGCGAAATCAATGATGAGccataacatttaaaaataatgagaaTGAAGGGGCAAACGTtgaattcccatagaaaatttgaatttccgGCTATATTtagtgccacaatttaacccatatctcacagtcgacttctacgacacccacggggagAAAGGGGTGGTAAAATTGTTAACCCGTCACCAAACGGGGGCcaattgtggcgtagacgagaggctggcaacttgtcactgcaatgtcacaatttggatttgtttcaacccctttttgccaagagtggcactgaaacttagtagttcatgtgctctgcttatcCCTTTggtatgggatacaggcgtgattatatgcatatgtatatgtatgtatttagtcccaagatttggttgaccgtgaCCGTACGGTAGTTACGAGGTAAGTCTTAAAACAAAACAAGCGAATTTCCAAATCACAGCAATTTTATTAAAACCtaatcataatacacattttatttcttaacacctaaatatttataatgtaatgTTTTCGATCACATGTTCATGTTCGATGTTCATGTGttctatgtacatacatacataattatacatataatcacgcctgtattccataaatgGGTAGGCCcatttatggaatacaggcgtgattatatgtataattatgtatgtatgtatgtatgtatttagtgccaagatttggttgaccgtgaCCATACGGTAGTTACGAGGTAAGATTTCATATGGATCTTGTTATGGAAACAGCATCTTATTGACAATCAACAATAACACAGTGgtttgcgtggacgacggtcgcACGACGGGCaagcgacggcgatgcgacgaaatcaaacgtTAGATCTCTATGAAAGTGTCCTAAGTGGGCGACATCGATGAACTATCAATGAtaggcgatgcgacgcgacggcgTTACGGcgcagccacgacattggtctaagcgcgacagcggtgagcggcggccatacattggagcgagacacagcgatcagacttttcattcgcacgtatggctgccgctcaccgctgccgcgcttagaccgatgtcatggctgggccgttagggcTCTTTTGATTGAAAATGGCGCGTTTTacttgtcatcatcatcatcatcatatttgtTGTTGTAGATTTTCTGCGCGTCACGAATGACGTCCACGGCTGGTCTGGCGCTGATGATGGCATCGCGAACGTGCTGGCCGATTTTTTCctgtaaaaaagaaaaaaaacattttttaattttggcttTGTATCATATTCGAAGTGACAATAGTCTAGTGATGTGCTGTTACCGGTAATTTGGGAAAGTAGGGAAGGTCCCTGTGAAATTAACACCTATTCCACCCATAAAAAATCCTTTTGGTGAGATTTTTTACACAGTACAATATTGACTCAAGAGCAATTTCACATTATCGTATCCGATTTCAgatgtacagtcgccatcagatatacacggtgtttccggtatcactcaaaacctcagacaccccaactgatttttatttttttaaactcatctagagtattcatcttttaatctgatcgttactttttttttaattgaatttttaattttctgtacagctctaattgacttttagctctacactcaataaaataattgctaactaccatcataaaccataagactatttatttgtgtacgttactgcaacgacataaggtttaccaatagacagctaagatgtcactgtaaaacactttaaagctttgtcacagtaaacttcaaattggacaggtaatcgcagtaagcaaataaactcaatattcaaaatgacaaggttgtaattaggtacgagttcaatttgttatgacttatgataaacattaagattaaactgacaaacaacgtcaaactagtagcggaacaaataatcgtccaagtaaccggccagtattaatacccctaaatactgaaaaaaggtaaacaacctccagcaatgcgatatacacaatgttgtattacgagtacaatagaatgggcacgtaaaaaataactaataatactaatttaaataaaaatattacccctatcaagatatagctcaatcgattctactctcgattctgaacaaagtgttttcaggtttttagtgttaagtgaaacacggtgtataggagCGCCcgaggtgctcacaaatatctgaacacgcctgtaTTGCCAtggcgttagaggcgtgttcagatatttttgagtaccttgGGCGCtcctatatatctgatggcgactgtaggaCAGGCGTCTTTGACATGCTttctacattcgatatcggatccgataatgtgaaaactcttATAGTGTTAATGTGTTCCTGTTCCTGCCAGTGAGTAACGAAGGTTGCCACTATGTACTCTCAACGAGTAAGAATCTTTTATTATACTCTGACAAACTCACATTGTCAGTAAAAAAAGCGCGAAATTGAAATTCGTATAGAAGTTCAACTTTAGCTTTTAATCTATATTTTTGACAACGCACGTTATCAGCAAATACATAATATGGGTCGAATTTAACAAACAAGCACAAAGGATCGGTGTCTTTAAAAAAGTTGTTTAATACTTTCTGATACAAGTTGCTTGCCAGACTGTAATATTGCTTACGACTAAACTTACCAACTCTTTTCCAAAGTCAGGTTTAGGAGCCGCCGAGACATTACTGGCCATCGCCATCAGGCAAgcgaaaaagaaaaacaaaacacgGAAGAATTTCATTTTGAATTTCAAAAATCGAATTCCAACGTTCCTTCAGGCTGATGTTCTGAGAATGAATTTCGAACGCTTGTGAGGTCTTTTATATATGAGACTGATGCATTTTGCCACAAGAAGTTCActtatgaccttttcaaattaAGTCAAACTAAGGAACGATACGAATGAGCAACGTTAAATTTTCATTTAATATTGAAAGGAGGTCATTTGAAGTGAACTCTATTTGTATTTAAGCAAGGGTGAACACGTTTTGTAGGATGGTAATAAAATGTTGGTTTTTGATAAAGCACGATCCAGTCATCTTGGCTAGGGAAGTCCCGTCTTTAAAAGTGATACTGAATAAATCCCTATTATTTGATCttatttgaattaaaataatgagaataattttattgttcttccatatttatttattattgaaaattgcggaatgttcaaTACAAACAAAGggacacaaaaagtagcttatgttatgtcactctccaacccttcgactatctccacttaaaaatcacgttcaTTCGGTGCtctattttgccgtgaaagacggacaaacaaacacacactttcccatttataatattagtatggattttagtAGTAAAACTACGATCAAATTAACACGTTCCCTGTGCATGTATCATATGTGTAGCATTTTAGGGTGTACATGATACGTGCATGCATCATGGGTGATGCACGACCCCTCGTGGACATAAGGCATCGCCAAAAATTGCACGTGTGAGCTAGATGTTTTTTATTTGCGTGCACATATTGGGTACGAAAACTTTGACAGAAAACACGTGCGTCCGGAGGACATTTTCATAATGTTGCCAGGTGAtggctgtttaaaaaaaatatcttttttattttaaataactaaacaatattaattatttgcatTAATGTCACGTTATATTGAAAACAAAAGACTAATCAAATAAATTCGTAAACTGTGATGCAAGGATTCAACTATATAAAGCTCCAGATTGTCGGTTGTCAGACGTCAAATTTGGTACTGGCAGTACACATTCTGCATTTTGAACTAGAGGCGGCAAACCTGGTTCAGGCTATGTCTTAGCAAGTTTTTGCAAAGCCACGTAATCTCCAATTGTTTGATTCTGGAATCTTCAACATAATCACGattaataaagtattttatgtcatcaatagTCCAAGGACGATACAGGTCCTATCACCAGAAATGTTAGAACCATCAATTTGCTCCAATCCGTCCATGATCTTTTCTATCAATCCCTCTAAAATTatctatatttattcataagtaggtatatggaaaaaaataactaatcgcatttagttttgaagagtattTCATGATTAACATCCGTCTTACCAAACACTTCTGACAATTGACTAGGCATATTCATATACCAATCAAACTTTTGTGAAACTTTCTTCcttcaaaataaattaatagtttaaaaaacactataaaacacgcttttataaatgcacgtaaaagccaaaaataaattatggatcgttcaagttgtctctatttgtgagctgaagtttaaaaactatgtgcttttaattataatatttgattgtaaaagcgtcgggcgctggaacaggaaagacttttgtataacttgctgataaatcaaattatgctatgttacgggaaggaggttacacagattgacgcgctaactggagttgcagcatgattagtaggttctacattaaacagtcaaatcaattagaagtcagtgttcaaagtaggtaccagtttgtcgaactcagacaaaatatgcgctagtagcgaggagagtcgacagtcaccgacacttagaacgccgcttttttccggtaatcaaagtacaaaaggggaaagtgtctacagtgacaggatgcagagttcttgttcgtggacgagatatctttggttctctttggtaacccttaggcggcatatgtaaacgttatgttcttatgcaacttcattagccaggaagttcggattagtatttgtttacaagaaagtctttcctgttccagcgccccacgcttttacaatcaaatattataattaaaagcacatagtttttaaacttcagctcacaaatagagacaacttgaacgatccataatttatttttggcttttacgtgcatttataaaagcgtgttttatagtgttttttaaactattaatttattttatactttttagtcattaataatgaaatacttttaacatttatacatacatttatttcaagtaggcggattttacatgccatttgtggcttaacgtgtacttattgctaattgctacttaataataactagcggctaccttcttattacggtattatcataaaaatgtttatacctagtaagttatccgtgaaagatagacaatatagacatgtgccatcgcggacttttagaagacattagagagacatactttcgccatacattgttttgaagctctcagctagtgggattttgtttgactcgattagaaaatattgtcacatttcaactaattcaaacaaaatttaagtatttcttttttgccgagcccccctttatttgctcttaagggtcacagaaAAACCATTACcccacttattttaaatacaaagttgatctttcttttatgcggggggcttcgccccccgagcccccctttgtttactcttaaaggtcacaaaaaaacgctaacccaacttattttaaatactccgttaatctttcttttatgcggggggcttcgccccccgagccccccttttcgttgctcttaagggtaacaagaaaaccctaacccaacttattttaaatacaacgtttatctttcttttatgcgggggcttcgccccccgagcccccttttcgttactcttaagggtcacaagaaaaccctaacccaacttattttaaatactacgttgatctttcttttatgcgggggcttcgccccccgagccccccttttcgttactcttaagggtcacaagaaaaccctaaaccaacttattttaaatacaacgttgatctttcttttatgcggggcttcgcccccgagccccttttcgttactcttaagggtcacaagaaaaccctaaaccaacttattttaaatacaacgttgatctttctttcatgcggggggcttcgcccccgagcccccctttgtttgcactgaaaggtcacaagaaaacgctaacagaacttattttaaatactacgttaatctttcttttatgcggggggcttcgccccccgagcccccctttgtttgctcttaaaggtcacaaaaaaacgctaacccaacttatcttaaatactacgttgatctttctttaatgcgggggcttcgccccccgagcccccctttgtttgctcttaaaggtcacaagaaaacgctaacccaacttatcttaaatactacgttgatctttctttaatgcggggcttcgcccccgagccccctttgtttgctcttaaaggtcacaagaaaacgctaacccaacttatcttaaatactacgttgatctttctttcatgcggggggcttcgccccccgagccccccttttcgttactcttaagggtcacaagaaaaccctaaaccaacttattttaaatacaacgttgatctttcttttatgcgggggctttgcccccgagcccccttttcgttactcttaagggtcagaagaaaaccctaaaccaacttattttaaatacaacgttgatctttctttcatgcgggggcttcgccccccgagcccccctttgtttgctcttaaaggtcacaagaaaacgctaacccaacttattttaaatacaacgttgatctttcttttatgcgggggcttcgccccccgagcccccttttctttactcttaaggatcacaagaaaaccttaacccaacttattttaaatacaacgttgatctttcttttatgcgggggcttcgccccccgagccccctttgtttgctctgaaaggtcacaagaaaacgctaacccaacttattttaaatactacgttgatctttctttcatgcttcccccctcgagccccccccccccccttttttctgttcttatcttccggcaccatcatcaggccttgaaacctaatcgtagtcatagttcattacaagacttttctaagaagcccaaaaacagctatgatacgatgttccatcatgtagttccagttcatatcttccggctccatcatcagaccatgaaacctaatcgtagtcaaagttcattacaagacttttctaagaaacccaaaaacagctatgatacgatgttccatcatgtagttccagttcatatctttcggcttcatcatcagaccttgaaacctaattgtagtcaaagttcattacaagacttttctaagaaacccaaaaacggctatgatacgatgttccatcatgtagttccagttaatatcttccgactccatcatcagatcagctcaacagtaccatattattgtattgtcatcggaactacatatagctgccaattttcattacgctacgactcctggaagatggttaaattagcttccttagattccattacatacatagttacatacacgacgacctaataaaagcgtgttaattttatgcgggggcttcgccccccgagccccccttttcgttactcttaagggtcacaagaaaaccctaaaccaacttattttaaatacaacgttgatctttctttcatgcggggggcttcgccccccgagcccccctttgtttgctcttaaaggtcacaagaaaacgctaacccaacttattttaaatacaacgttgatctttcttttatgcagggggcttcgctaacccaacttattttaaatactacgttaatctttgttttatgcggggggctttgccccccgagcccccttttgtttgctcttaaaggtcacaagaaaacgctaacccaacttatcttaaatactacgttgatctttctttcatgcggggggcttcgccccccgaacccccctttgtttgctctgaaaggtcacaagaaaacgctaacccaacttattttaaatactacgttaatctttcttttatgcggggggcttcgccccccgagcccccctttgtttgctcttaaaggtcacaaaaaaacgctaacccaacttatcttaaatactacgttgatctttctttaatgcgggggcttcgccccccgagcccccctttgtttgcactgaaaggtcacaaaaaaacactaacccaacttatcttaaatactacgttgatctttctttaatgcgggggcttcgcccccgagccccctttgtttgctcttgaaggtcacaagaaaacgctaacccaacttatcttaaatactacgttgatgtttctttaatgcgggggcttcgccccccgagcccccctttgtttgctcttaaaggtcacaagaaaacgctaacccaacttatcttaaatactacgttgatctttctttcatgcggggggcttcgccccccgagccccccttttcgttactcttaagggtcacaagaaaaccctaaaccaacttattttaaatacaacgttgatctttcttttatgcggggggctttgccccccgagccccccttttcgttactcttaagggtcagaagaaaaccctaaaccaacttattttaaatacaacgttgatctgtctttcatgcgggggcttcgccccccgagcccccctttgtttgctcttaaaggtcacaagaaaacgctaacccaacttattttaaatacaacgttgatctttcttttatgcggggggcttcgccccccgagcccccttttctttactcttaaggatcacaagaaaaccttaacccaacttattttaaatacaacgttgatctttcttttatgcgggggcttcgccccccgagcccccctttgtttgctctgaaaggtcacaagaaaacgctaacccaacttattttaaatactacgttgatctttctttcatgcttccccctcgagcccccccctttttttagggttccgtacctcaaagaggagaaacggaacccttataggatcactcgtgtgtctgtctgtccctctgttacagccgatttctccgaaactactggaccgatttacttgaaatttggtacacatatgtaaacctgtggcccaaagacggacatgtaatttaattaaatgaaatttaatcataggggtcacttttggggggtaaacttgaaaattaaaaatcaaagttattaaaactatattatgttatacacggtgtttcccgtatcactcaaaacctcagacaccccaactgatttttatttttttaaactcatctagagtattcatcttttaatctgatcgttactttttttttaattgaatttttaattttctgtacagctctacttgacttttagctctacactcaataaaataattgctaactaccatcataaaccataggactatttatttgtgtacgttactgcaacgacataaggtttaccaatagacagctaagatgtcactgtaaaacactttaaagctttgtcacagtaaacttcaaattggacaggtaatcgcagtaagcaaataaactcaatattcaaaatgacaaggttgtaattaggtacgagttcaatttgttatgacttatgataaacattaagattaaactgacaaacaacgtcaaactagtagcggaaaaaataatcgtccaagtaaccggccagtattaatgcccctaaatactgaaaaaaggtaaacaacctctagcaatgcgatatacacaatgttgtattacgagtacaatagaatgggcacgtaaaaaataactagtaatactaatttaaataaaaatattacccccatcaagatatagctaaatcgattctactctcgattctgaacaaactgttttcaggtttttagtgttaagtgaaacacggtgtatatcaaatgaaagagcattttatgagcatttgaaatatatttttttttaatttttagttttggtactttagaagtaatttaagaaaatagacaaaaaatgaccattcccccccccttatctccgaaactacttagcgtaaaattttcataaaaatacacgagatagccctctacctgtagattacaggaaaacctattagaaatctacagtcaagcgtaagtcggacttacgagaaaaaaactcaaattaagattttcactcactgacgctgcaagcagttactaaacgtcttaaaattttgtaagcgtgatggacaggtagaaagaaattcatttctgtctttttctttttagaaattgttcaattttttttttcatttgccaaaatgacttaagttcctactaaaaaggaggcgcttaagaccgtttgtaagtggactgagcaaaattttgttcaaatcggtccaaaaaaaggtctctgttgacgaaaacatagaatttgtggcaacgacagcccaaatctgaagtccattttgctctatctcttatcgtttccgagatatatacgtaaagtcttgaaagtgcgaaaagttaactttgccatcacagtcgttcaggcgctcatgagttctttgtatggaaaagtcgaaaaccgactcgcacttgaccaatgttcatagaacgtgttgtggttttttacgcgggtccgcgactgacgacgttcgaatgttttgttcggaaatgtttgagggtggtttctttgaaacgtccccggtggcgggtggttcgacgggcgaaggtcacacgccgcacgcgacggtctgtattcgttttgtacaatagcaacggacggcgggtggcgtcttgatatggaaaatgactgacttcactaaagataatgatgaactcattaaggtaatactagagaggacactgcgagcaaaacttttgcgctacaaacataagtccattggacttatgtttctgcagAGATTATGGATTTAGTAGATATGTccaccccatacaaaaaaatgcgaccgcctaaaagcacggcaaatctagatggcgttactacaaatttcttgttgccttgagatcactgttagatggcgttaag from Leguminivora glycinivorella isolate SPB_JAAS2020 chromosome 23, LegGlyc_1.1, whole genome shotgun sequence includes:
- the LOC125238363 gene encoding hyphancin-3G-like, which codes for MKFFRVLFFFFACLMAMASNVSAAPKPDFGKELEKIGQHVRDAIISARPAVDVIRDAQKIYNNKYDDDDDDK